The Streptomyces sp. NBC_01268 genome window below encodes:
- the rpsN gene encoding 30S ribosomal protein S14, whose product MAKRSRIAKNDQRRETVERYAARRAELKDVIRRPSSTTAERDAARAELRRQPRDASATRVRNRDSVDGRPRGYLRRFGLSRVRTREAAHAGFLPGVVKSSW is encoded by the coding sequence ATGGCCAAGCGGAGCAGGATCGCGAAGAACGACCAGCGCAGGGAGACCGTCGAGCGGTACGCCGCCCGGCGGGCCGAACTCAAGGACGTCATCCGCCGCCCGTCCTCCACGACGGCCGAACGGGACGCCGCACGCGCGGAGTTGCGACGCCAGCCACGCGACGCCAGCGCCACGCGCGTACGCAACCGCGACAGCGTGGACGGCCGCCCCCGCGGCTACCTGCGCAGGTTCGGCCTCTCCCGCGTACGGACACGCGAGGCGGCCCACGCCGGCTTCCTGCCAGGGGTCGTCAAGTCCTCCTGGTAG
- the rpmB gene encoding 50S ribosomal protein L28, producing MSAHCQLTGAKTGFGNTISHSHRRTSRRFDPNVQRKRYWLAGEGRHVRLTLSARAIRTVDAIGIEAAVARIRARGGKV from the coding sequence ATGTCAGCCCACTGTCAACTCACCGGCGCCAAGACGGGATTCGGCAACACCATCTCCCACTCCCACCGACGCACCTCGCGTCGCTTCGACCCGAACGTCCAGCGCAAGCGCTACTGGCTGGCCGGCGAGGGCCGACACGTCCGCCTGACGCTCAGCGCCAGGGCGATCAGGACGGTGGACGCGATCGGCATCGAGGCCGCCGTGGCACGCATCCGCGCACGAGGCGGGAAGGTCTGA
- the rpmG gene encoding 50S ribosomal protein L33: MARNEIRPVIKLRSTAGTGFTYVTRKNRRNDPDRLVLRKYDPVVGRHVDFREER; encoded by the coding sequence ATGGCACGCAACGAGATCCGCCCCGTCATCAAGCTCCGCTCCACGGCGGGCACCGGGTTCACCTACGTGACGCGCAAGAACCGGCGCAACGACCCCGACCGCCTGGTGCTCCGCAAGTACGACCCCGTGGTCGGCCGGCACGTCGACTTCCGCGAAGAGCGCTGA
- a CDS encoding type B 50S ribosomal protein L31, whose amino-acid sequence MKPGIHPAYEPVVFRDPASGTAFLTRSTMTGDKTVAWEDGHTYPVVDVEISSASHPFSTGTARVLDTAGRVEKFQRRYGAR is encoded by the coding sequence ATGAAGCCCGGAATCCACCCCGCCTACGAGCCCGTCGTCTTCCGCGACCCCGCCTCCGGCACCGCTTTCCTCACCCGCTCCACGATGACCGGCGACAAGACCGTCGCATGGGAGGACGGCCACACCTACCCGGTCGTCGACGTCGAGATCTCCTCGGCGAGCCACCCCTTCTCCACGGGCACCGCCCGCGTCCTCGACACCGCCGGCCGCGTCGAGAAGTTCCAGCGCCGCTACGGAGCCCGTTGA
- a CDS encoding CobW family GTP-binding protein produces the protein MDRGHRMPVVIVAGLHADARKEVVERLLRTVPGSVALHHDLARAPEGTVLRLVRDASGTVSCGHTPLVNDCACCALREDLVPELERMADGGLTRLAVVELWDSVEPKGMAEVIAAHGGARLALTNVITAVDPALVLPCLGNGDDLAEAGLAAAPTDRRTVGDTWARQLEYAPVLAVVANDQADDEDHALLAQLHPTARRVPAGSGELAEAAFAGFDVEAAAAAQHPACALLPQDADEAGVTTYVWRRHRPFHPERLYQALEDLCCAAARSRGRFWLADRPDALLAWDAAGGALCVENAGPWLASLPDAAWELVPPVRRAAAALDWHPEHGDCCQHLVFTSPGLDREGLEALLESCLLTDAEYQAGREAWKRLPAAFDSLLDAA, from the coding sequence ATGGACCGGGGACACCGGATGCCCGTCGTGATCGTCGCCGGGCTCCACGCCGACGCCCGCAAGGAAGTCGTCGAACGCCTCCTGCGGACCGTTCCGGGAAGCGTCGCGCTCCACCACGATCTCGCCCGAGCACCCGAGGGCACGGTGCTGCGCCTCGTCCGCGACGCCTCCGGCACCGTCTCCTGCGGCCACACCCCGCTGGTCAACGACTGTGCCTGCTGCGCGCTGCGCGAAGACCTCGTCCCGGAACTGGAACGGATGGCGGACGGCGGTCTGACCCGGCTCGCCGTGGTCGAGCTGTGGGACTCGGTCGAACCGAAGGGCATGGCGGAGGTCATCGCCGCCCACGGCGGCGCCCGCCTTGCCCTGACGAACGTGATCACCGCCGTGGACCCCGCGCTCGTCCTGCCCTGCCTGGGCAACGGCGACGACCTCGCCGAGGCCGGCCTGGCCGCCGCCCCCACCGACCGGCGGACCGTCGGCGACACCTGGGCCCGCCAACTGGAGTACGCGCCCGTCCTCGCCGTCGTCGCCAACGACCAGGCGGACGACGAGGACCACGCCCTCCTCGCACAGCTCCATCCCACCGCCCGGCGCGTCCCGGCCGGCTCCGGCGAGCTCGCCGAAGCCGCGTTCGCAGGCTTCGACGTCGAAGCCGCGGCAGCCGCCCAGCACCCCGCGTGCGCGCTCCTGCCCCAGGACGCCGACGAGGCAGGCGTCACCACCTACGTCTGGCGCCGCCACCGGCCGTTCCACCCGGAACGGCTCTACCAGGCGCTCGAGGACCTGTGCTGCGCCGCCGCCCGCAGCCGCGGCCGGTTCTGGCTCGCCGACCGTCCCGACGCCCTGCTCGCCTGGGACGCGGCAGGCGGAGCGCTGTGCGTGGAGAACGCCGGCCCATGGCTGGCGTCACTGCCCGACGCCGCCTGGGAGCTGGTGCCGCCCGTCCGCCGGGCGGCAGCCGCCCTCGACTGGCACCCCGAACACGGCGACTGCTGCCAGCACCTCGTCTTCACCTCGCCCGGCCTCGACCGCGAGGGGCTCGAAGCACTCCTCGAGTCCTGCCTGCTGACGGACGCCGAGTACCAGGCGGGGCGCGAGGCGTGGAAGCGGCTGCCCGCGGCCTTCGACTCCCTCCTCGACGCCGCCTGA
- the rpsR gene encoding 30S ribosomal protein S18 has translation MARSADPRKPVTSRRNPLDAAGVTYVDYKDTDLLRKFVSDRGKIRSRRVTHVTAQQQRALATAIKNARETGLLPYAGR, from the coding sequence ATGGCCCGAAGCGCCGACCCCCGCAAGCCCGTGACGTCCCGCCGCAACCCGCTCGACGCGGCCGGCGTCACGTACGTCGACTACAAGGACACCGACCTGCTCCGGAAGTTCGTCTCCGACCGCGGCAAGATCCGCAGCCGCCGCGTCACCCACGTGACCGCCCAGCAGCAGCGCGCCCTCGCCACCGCCATCAAGAACGCCCGGGAGACGGGCCTGTTGCCGTACGCCGGGCGCTGA